The following is a genomic window from Geminicoccaceae bacterium.
TCATGACGACCATTGCCGGGGGCATGATCGCCTTCGTCATCGCGATGCTGTGGCCGGTGCACTATTCCAGCAGCACGCGGGTCATGCTGGAGAACCGCCGCAACCAGGTCGTCGATTCCAATGCCGTGCTGAGCGAGCTGGAACCGACCGACGAGGTGGTCGAAACGGAAATCGAGGTGATCCTGTCGCGCTCCGTTCGCGAGCTGGCCGCCATTCGGGCGAATCTGCCCCTGCTGCTCGAACGCCGGGCCGCCGGCCAGGATGAACAGGTTATCGACCGGCTCAAGCGCTGGTGGTGGGAACTCGGAGTCCCGCGGATTCAGCAATGGCTGCCGTCGCCGCTTGCAAACCTGCTGCCGGAGCGCGAACCACAGACACCCAAGACCCTCGATGATGCCGTGGAGTATCTCTACGATCACCTGACAGCGCGACAGGTCGGCAATACATCCGTGATCTCGATAGCGGTCACCGATGTCAATCCCAATGATGCCGCCGATCTCGCCAATATCGTCGCCAACGAGTACATGGCCAACCAGATCGCATGGAAGCGGTCGGCCACCTCGGGTGCCAACAGCTGGCTCAGTGCGCGCATCGGCGAACTGGAGAAGGAGCTGGCCGCCAAGCGTGCCGAACTCGAACAGCTGCGCAGCAATTCGGGCTATGTCGGGACCGGCGTAGCCTCTTTGGTTGATCAAGGACAGACTCTGATCAACCAACGCCTGCTGGAAGCCCGCGCCGAGCGGATCCGCCTCCAGTCGGAAATCGACTCGCTGTCCCGGGTGATCAGGGAACAGGGGCCGGAAAAACTGGCCAGCATGCTCGATTCACCTATCATTGGTCAGTTGCGGCTCGATGTGAATGCCGCCAATCAGCGGTTGGCCGAACTCAACCAGATCTACGGCCCCAAGCACCCGCTGCGGCTCGACGCCGAAGCCCAGCTTCATCGCGCGCTCGAGGACATCACTGGCGAGGCCGAGAAGGAACTGGCTTCGAAGCGAACCGCACTCGCCACCGCGAGCGCCGAGGAAAGCGAACTGCAGCAGGCACTCAGCGAACAGACCGAGCGAGGCCGCGAACTCGGCAGCAAGCGCACGACCGTTGCCGCGCTGGATAGCGAGATCCAGACGATGCAGAATCTTCTGGACAACTATCTCACCCGGTACAAGGAGACGCTTGAACAGCAATCGATCATCAGGGCCGATGCCCGCGTGATCTCCGCCGCGGTCGCGCCCGACTTCCCCGACCCGCCGAGCCGCAAGCTGATTCTCCTGGGCGGACTGGTCTTTTTCGGTCTGGTCGGCGTTGTTCTGGCCTTTGCCCGGGAGGCCATGGACCGCACCATACGCAGCATGGCCACGGCCGAGCGCATCCTGCAAGTCCCGGTCATCGGCACCTTGCCGAAGCTCGGGGGCAAGTTTCGCAACCATCTGCCAGCCGACTACGTCCTCGAACGTCCGACATCAGGCTATGCCGAGTCGATCCGCGGCATCATGGCGGCCGTCGGCGTGAGCAAGGCTTCCGACGAGACGAAGTGCATTCTCATCACCTCCGCCATACCCGGCGAAGGCAAGAGTTCAACGGCAGCCGCAATGGGACGGCTGATGCAGCGCGCAGGCCATTCGGTCGCCCTGATCGAATGTGACCTGAGGCGTCCAAAGCTTGCCAAGGCGATGAAATGCCTGCCCAATCTCGGCCTGATGCAGCTGATCGAGGGCCGCGCGGCCGAATATGAAGTCGTCCAGCGCGACTCCGCGTCGGGCATGACCTTCATAGGTGCCGGCGGGCATTCGGAAAACTCCCTGTTCCTGCTCCAGTCACCCAAGCTCAGGCAGCTCGTGACCTGGCTGGGAACCAGTCACGATCTCATCATCCTCGATTCGCCACCCGTCGTTCCGCTGTCAGATGCGCAAGCACTCACCGGCCTTGCTGATCAGATCATTTTCCTTTGCCGCTGGGGTTCGACCAGACGCACGACCAGTGCTGCCGGTGTCCGCATGCTGGTCAGGCAGGGCGGTGCCCCGGTCTATGCCGCGCTGTCGCAGGTCGATATGCGCCGGTCGGCGGGATATGATCTCGCCTACAGTGATGCGGGCTACGGCCAGTATTACCGGAATTGAACGCATTGCTTGCGAACCCGCTGTCCGATCCGCGAACGAGACTCGCCCTCTCGCACATGCGACTTGCCCAGACCGGGGAAATCTTCCGCCGGATCATGGGCAGGCCGGTGTGGAAGGACGAGGACTATCGACCTTCGCTCAGCGAGGACGATCGCCGCGAGCTTCCGCGAATTGCAGAGGAAATACGCGGCGATGCCGCGCGCGCCGCAGTGTTCGTCCATGGAGTCCTGCCCCGCTCCGGCACGAACTTCGTCGCCAACGCGCTGTCTCTCCATCCCGATATCTGCGCCTTTCCCGACGATATCTGGGAATTTCCACTGCTGCATCTGGCACCGGGTGGCAGAGCCCTGCGCAACGAGATACTCTCGCTGTTTCCAGCCAACGATACCAGGCTTTCCCCGCTGGCTCCGCTGGCCTATGTCGCATCGGGCTGGCTGCATTCGCTCGAATTGCGGTATCCGCGGGGCCGCTTTTTGTTCAAGAGCCCCCATGTCCGCGGCCTCTCCCTGTTTTCCTCCCTGTTCCCCCATGACCACCTCATCGTCTGCATCCGCGATGGACGCGACATCGCCGCATCCAGCGAAGGAACGTTCAAGGGCGGGATCTTCGGCAAGAACCTCACCCAGATCGCTCACGAATGGCGGCAGGCGACCGATGCCGTCCTGGATCTTGAAAATGCCCGACCGGACGGGATCACGGTGGTCCGCTTCGAGGATCTCGTGCGTTCCGCCGCGAACGAGATCCGGCGGATCCTTCCCAGGATAGATCTCGACATCGAACGTTTCCCGTTCGACGAACTGGAACATCTGCCGGTATTCGGATCGAGCACGAATGACCGATCCGATGATGAGCGCTGGCAACCCGTCGAGCGCAGCGGCGATTTTTCCCCGATCGGCCGATGGAAAAACTGGCCCGAGAGGCGCAAGAGGCGGTTCCATGATCTGGCAGGAACCGCGCTGGAGCGGGCAGGTTATGCCTGAGCCGCTGTTCTGCCCCGATTTCATCGGCATTGGTGCACAGAAATGTGCGACCACCTGGATCGCCGATGTCCTTTCTGGTCATCCTGGCATCTTCGTTCCGGACTGCAAGGAACTGGATTTCTTCTCCTGTCACTATCTGCGCGGCCATATCTGGTACAGCCGGTATTTCGAGACGGCCGGCGAATGTCTCACCGGTGAGATTTCACCATCCTACCTGACGGATCCGCTTGCGCCTGCGCGGATCCACAAGGCAGCTCCCGGTACCAGGCTCATTCTGGCCCTGCGCGATCCGGTCGAGCGTGCCTTTTCCTCCCACCTGCACGAAGTCCGCAAGGGCTGCATCGACGGCAGGGCAACGCGCTTCGAAGTCGCGCTTGAGCACAACCCCATGTATATCGAGCAATCGCGCTACGCTCGCCATCTTCGCCGCTGGCTCGCGGTCTTCCCGGCCGAAAGCATCCACATTGTCGTTCAGGAGGAGATCCCCGCCGATCCGGTGGCCGAAGCAACGCGCCTGTTCAAATTCCTCGGTGTCGACCCTCTGGCCCGGCCCGACGCGCTGTTTGAACGACGACACGAGAACATCGCCTATCGCAGCACGGTGGCACGGCTTGCCTTCCGGACCATCGGCAGAACCGGCCGCAAACTCGGGCTCGGCCGGGTGATCGCCGGTCTCAAGCAGGCACCCGGCCTGTCCCGGCTCTATCGCTCCCAGCGCATCGACATGCGCGAAGCGGTAGCGCCCATGGAGGATGCAACCCGACGACGGCTGGTTGCCGAGCTGGCAGCCGACATGCTGGACCTTCAGCAGCTCATGGAACGTTCCGCGCTGCCCTGGCCATCGTGGCGGGCCATAGCCCGATAGCTGGCCTCCTGCAGCACCGAACAACGCGCCGCGACCGCCTGTGCGGAATCGCATTCCTCGATCCGCGACCGCGACCGCGCTGCACGCCGCGCGGCTTCATCCGGATTGTGGCGAATTTCCTCCAGTGCAGAACGGATAGCCGCGCCATCGCCTGCCGGTACCAGCCAGGCAGCATCTTCCGCGAAATATTCCTCAAGGAACCCCGTTCGCGCAGTGATGACCGGCACGCCCGAAGCCGCGGCTTCCAGCAGCATGGTCAGCCCCGCACCGTGGAGATTTTCCGCACTGGGAGCCACGAACACATCCGCCCAACGATACCAGTCGGAGAGTTTCTCGAATGTGGCAGCCGGCTCGTAGCGGAGATTGGCATGATCTTGTGCAAGTTGCCGGACATGATCCCGGCGCGACAACAAGACCGTCTCATATTCAAGACGGTCGGCAACCGCATCGATCACACTCGGCCAGTCGCGGCGCATGTCATTACCCGCCGAAAGCACCCGCAACGGCCTGTCGGGCTTGAACCCGGGCGACAGGCCGGGCTTCTCGCGCAAGGGCCGATACGCTTCGACGGGCACACCGAAACGATAGGCGACCACATGAAGCCCGGGAGCGATCCCGCGAAGCGCTTCGGCACCGCCTTCGACGCAAACCATCATGGCATCCGTGCGCTTCAGGCACCATCGCACGACATTGCGGCGAAACCAGCCATAACGCGGCCATTCATCAAGCATCCATACCGCTTCGCTCACAATGACAGGGCGACGCTTGAGGAAGCGGGTTGCCAGGACGAGCATGATCAGTTCGCGCTCGGTCATCGCCCAGATTTCGTCCGCTTCGCGCACCCTGGCGAAATTGGCAACCACATGGGCGAGGTCGACACGCAAAAGCCGATGTCCCAGCCGGTGAAGGAAATTCAACAACGGGCCAGGTTCGACATCTTCGGAAGATGTCACGTCGAAGCCGAGTTCCCGGGCGTGATGCATGCCCCAGTGACTGGCTTCCGGGCGCTCGCCCCGTTCATGCGCCCGACGCCACCGGACTTCCGAGAATCCTCTGGGATAATAGACTAGCAAACGCGTTCCCACCCTCAATTCAATTTTTAACTGGAGAATGCCCCATTGCCGAGAAGGGTACAATCAGAGCGATCACCTCATCGAGTCAAAATACACATTCCGACCCGGTCGATGAGCGTCTGTGGCATTCGGGGCAATGGCCGCCTTCGGTTGCCGGATGACCGTTGGCAACTCTCCCGATAGCGACAGGATTTTCGGCGCATGATGCAAAATGTGCGAATCGTTGGTGACTGGAAATCACTCCGGTCGTAATAAGATGCGCCTTATGAGCCCTTACGGTTTCAATCCGGCGTTTTGGCCTTTATGCAACCACAACCTAGAGTGCAATTCCCACCGGAGCCTGCGTGACCGGCAGCGATGACTTCTCGATCTCGACACGGATCTCGCTGGGCGATCTTCTCGTCATCCTGACGACACTCGTGTTCAGCAGCGACCTTGTCGAACTCACCTTCCGCGGCATCGGCCTCGGCGCCGTGGTCCAGGTATTCTACCTGGGCATCTATGCCATGTCCCTGCTGGTCGCCATTCTCACGGGCACCCTGTCGGGCCTGGCTCGTACCTGTCCCCTCGCGCTGTTGATGATCGCGCTTCCGGTACTTTCCATGGCATGGTCATTCGATCCGAACGAGACACTCCAGCGGGTGATCGGACTGGTCGGCACGTCGATATTCGGCTTCTACCTCGGCTGGCACTATACGACGGCACGCCTCATCCGGCTGGTGACCTGGGGCATGATCGTCAATGTCACGCTCAGCCTGATTGCCATCGTCGCCGTACCGGCAATCGGCATCGATCATTCCCAGCAGTGGAGCGGTACGTGGATAGGCATCCACACCCACAAGAACGAACTCGGCGGCAGCATGAGCCTCGTGATCCTGCTGCTCGCATACGCCCTCTTCGACACGGGTGGTCCCCTGCGTTTCGTCTTCTGGACCTATCTCGGGCTGTCAGTGCTCCTGCTCGCGGGATCATCGTCGGCGACATCCATTCTCACGACAGCGATCAGTCTCGCGCTGATGTCGATTTTCGTCATCTGGGCAAAGGCACCGGGGCTGGCCCGGCTGCTCATGCTGCTGTCGGTGGTCTTCGTCCCGTTCTTCGCCTTCCTTGCCTGGTATGCCGACCTCTTCGACCTCGTGCTCGAAGCATTCGGCAAGGATTCCAACCTCTCCAGTCGTGTCGACATATGGCGACTGGTGTGGCCCTATGTCGGCGATCGCTGGTGGCTCGGCTACGGTTACGGTGTTTTCTGGCAGGAAAACCTGCCATGGATGAACCAGATGGAAGAACGGCTGCATTTTGCACCGTTCTATTCCCACAACGGCATCATCGAAACCTGGATCGGCGGCGGAATTATCCTCGTGATCGTCACCGTGTCGGTCTATCTGCTCGGCCTGTTCAAGGCGTTCGTCAGGGTCGCCGGCGAGCCTGAGGTCATCACTGCCAGTTTTCCCATCGTCATGCTGCTGGTCTTCATCACCCGAAACATCACGGAATCGGCCCTGCTCAACCGTAACAACATTTTCTGGGCGCTGTTTGTCGCCATGATCGCCACACTGGCTCGCGATGTCCGGCTGCGGCTGGGGTCCGGCACCATCGAACCGGTCGAAGGCTGAGCGCCCGTGCTCCGTTCGGCAGGCATCTACTTCCTCGTCCGCGTGCTGGCAGCGGCACTGGCCCTGATGGCCGTGGCGGTATTCACCCGTCTGGTGCCACCGGAACTCTATGGCGTCTATACGCTGGTCATGAGCACGTCCGTGGCGATCTTCGCTGTAGGCTACCAGTGGCTCAGGGCTTCGGTCCTGAGGTTCGTACCGGGTGAGAATACGACACCCGAAATCACGCTTCAGGCCGTGTTCGTGGGATATCTGCTCGTCTCGGCCCTGCTCGGGCTGCTGACCCTCATTCTTGCAACCGGCGGTTTTCTGCCGGTCGGTGCCGGCCTCACCCTGATCGGCCTTGCCGTGACGCTCGCCTATGCTGCCATGGAAATCATCATGGCGGCCTTCCAGGCGAGGAAAAACCCGCGTTACTACGCGTTGCTGACGATCGCCCGTTCGTTCGGATCCCTGATCGTGGGCGCCGTTCTCGCCATTGCGGGCTTTGGCGGGACCGGTCTGCTGGTGGGCGTTCTCACCGCCAATCTCCTGCCGCTGATAGCACTTCGTTTCATAGACGATGCGAAACTGCCGGAACTCCATGTCAACCGCGAGGAATTGCGCAGGATAGCGGCCTTCGGCCTGCCGCTGGGACTGGTGGGGATCGGGGGAACGATCATTGCCCTGTCCGATCGCTACCTGCTGGCATGGCTCATCGGCGTGGATGCAGCCGGCGCCTATGCCGCCCCCTATGATCTCGCCCAGCGAAGCCTCAGCGTGCTGCTGCTCTCGGCCTTCCTCGCCTGCTCGCCCAACGTGTTCGGGCTTTTCAGCGAAGGGAAGCTGAACGAGGCACGGTGGGCCATGCATGCGCAGATGTCCCTCAGCCTTGTCGTGGCCTTGCCGACGGCGACCCTGCTCGCGGTGACGTCGCCGCTGATTTCACAAATCCTTTTCGGTGAAGCCTTTCGCCAGACGGCCAGTGCACTGCTGCCCTGGATCACGGCGGCAAGCCTGCTTCAAGGTGTTCAATCCTATTATTTCTCCTATGGGTTCACGCTGCCGAAACGTGCAGGCATGAACGCGATGATCGTTGCCAGCGGTGCTCTTCTCAATCTGCCCTTGAACCTCATCTTCATTCCCTCCATGGGGATTGTCGGTGCCGCGGTCGCGACCATCATCAGCTATGCGGCCGTTCTCTTTGTGTCGATCATCATCACACGGCAATGGATCGCCCTGCCCTGGCCACTGGCCGATACGGTCAAGGTGGTCGCGTCCTGCGCGATCGCGGTCCCTGTTCTGCTCATGGCGAACAATGCCCCGTCGGTTCTTTTCGGTCTGGTGCTGGCGGCTGTCGGCGGGCTGGTCATGGCGACAGCCCTGCTGGCAAGCGATGCGTGCGGCGTGCGCCGAATCCTGCTGCGCACAATCCGGCAACGATGATCGGCAAGCCCGCTCATGTCGCGATCTGTGCCTGCACGATGGACCGGCCGCAGGGACTGGGCGCCCTGCTCGACGGCCTTGCCCGCCAGCGCTTTGACCATGTGGAACGCCCACGCCTCACCCTGGTGATCGCCGACAATTCGAAGGACGGATCGGCCCGGGCCATGGTCGAGGATGCCGGCCAGCGCCTCGGGTTCCCCACGATCTACGCACACCAGCCCGAGCGGGGTTACAGCAACGCCCGCAACGCGCTGCTCGATGCAGCCCCTGCCGATGCGACCTGGCTCGCCTTTATCGACGACGACGAGATACCCGGCCCGGCATGGCTCGACTCCTTGCTCGCAACCGCAAAACGCAGCTCCGCCCCGCTGATCGCCGGGCCGGTTCGACCGATCTTTCCGCCCGATGCACCGCCATGGGCGAGGCAGGGTGGCTTTTTCGAGCTGGGACCATTCGAGGAAGGGGCTTCGGCTCCCTATGTGTCGACGAACAATGCGCTCGTCCTCGTCTCCCTCATCCGCGAACGCGGCTGGCGGTTTCATCCCGCCTTCAACCGGCATGGAGGCGAGGATGAGCATTTCTTCCGGCGGGCCATGCGAGCCGGTCTTGTCGCCGTCACCTCGGCCGATGCCGTCGTCGAGGAGACAATCCCCCTGGAGCGCGTATCCCGCAGATGGCTGTTCGAGCGGCATCGGCGCATGGGACGAACGATTGCCCGCATCGATGCGATGAACGGTCATTCACCGGCGAGAGCGGTCAAGGCGCTTGGCTGGCTTGCTGCAGGTACCGGAACCTGTGCGGCCGGATTGCTCGGAGATTCCGTCCGCTCGATTCGCGGTCTCTGCCTTGTCGCATGGTCCTTGGGCAGCATTGAGGAACTGGCAAGTTCACGTACCGACGACTGAAGCGAGCCCGCACGAACTGGTGTATCCTGATCGGGTGCGATCGGGATCCGTCGTCAACGGCGGGCCATGTTGGCCGTGTCCGGCACGTCACCAGCCGCCGGTCGGCGGTCTGCCGACAGGATCGAGCGAAACTTGCGCCCCAGGAACTGCAGGAGAAAGCCCTGATACAGACTGTCCGGGTAGCGCCACAGACCCAGAGCAAGGAGCTTCACGAACGACCAATTCTGCCCCTGGTAGAGCGCGATGCGTGCCCGTGCCCAGAAACTGCTTATGGATGCCGTACGATGGAGCCTCGCCAGTTCGCCCGATGTCAGGCCCGAGTGACGGCTGCCGGCGGCGAACACCTTGTCTATGGCCGGATCGTCCGGGCGGATTTCGATACGCACCAGAGATGCCGTGGCACTCGACCTGCGCTGACGATAGTCAAGTACGGGCCTTTGCCCGAGGGTGGCGAAGTCACCGCGACAGGCCACACGGCACCAAAGCTCCCAATCCTCGCCCTGGGTGAGTTCCACATCAAATCCGCCGACTTCCCGGACGACGTCGGTGCGCAGCGCGATCGTGCCGCCATTGACAATGGTATTGCGGCGGAGAAGCTGCGCCAGAGCCGGGCCGGTGCCGAAACCGGGCCGGTCACGGGCTTCCTCGCCCCGTATCAGCGCACCCTGCTCGTCGATCTTGTTGTGCCCGCCTACGACCGCCACAATGTTCGGCTTTCTTTCACAAGCCTCGACAAAAGCCTCCAGCGCATCGACAGCCATGATATCGTCGCCATCGACAAATACGACCAGAGGTGCATGAACGAGTTCGAGACCGATGTTACGGGCATGGCTCACGCCGAGACAATCGCGCTCGACGACGGTCAGGCGTGGATCGCCGGAAAAGGAAGCGACGATCTCGCCGGATCGGTCGGTGGAACGGTCGAGGACGACAATCAGCTCGAAATTCCGGCATGACTGGTCGAACACGCTCTGGAGGGTTGCGCCAATGAAATTTTCGACATTGCGGGCGGCGATGACCACGGCGATTGCTGCTCCGCCGCTCCCCGCCTCGTGGATCCGGACCCTCGTCTTGACCGTATTCACGGTTGTCGCCCTCCAAAGCCATGTCGCACATGCCGAATTCTGCGACCCGTTAAGGTTAACGGCGCAATCGGAATCGGACCAGAGCCGATCGATACGCAGCGCCATCTCCTATGCCCTCGTCCCCGGCGTCCTTGGCCTGACCCTGGAAACCGGCAGCTTCACCCGACGGGCCAGCCAACGCGATTACCAGCCCGCGAGTGACGACTGGATCGCAAGGAACGGCCTGATCAGGCGCGGTGGCCGGGATTTCGGTCAGATCGCCGGCAGGAACGGGGATCTCTATCTCGACTTCGCCTGTCCCGGGAATGACCCCTTGCAGGCCTTTTTCAGGGATGGCCGGGCAGATGATCCGAAAATTTATCATGTCATCGATCCGAAAGACAAGAAAGTTCTATCTCAAGTTGAAATTTCCCATGTCTGGCGCAAGACAAAAATCGTGGATACCGCGAGGCTGGGGCGTTGGGATTTCGACTTCATTCTCCGCCACGAACTGGCTCTGGAACTGAGCCAACCCCTGCCTGCGGGTACGGCATTCGCGATTTCCATCGATACGCCGGCCGGCCGGGTTGTTGCCGAACATGTTGAGGAAAGTGCCGCACTGCACGCATCATATGCCGGCTTTGCCCCCGGCGATCCGTTCAAGGCAGCCTATTTTTCCTACTGGCCGGGACAATCATCGAATGGCGGACTTAGCGAAGTTCTATCCCTCGCCGACGGTACATCTTTTCAACTCATTGATGAACGGACTGGGGCAACGGCCCTCGAAGGTCCAATCGTGCTGGATGCACCGGTCGGTACGCCGCCGGCCCTGAACGCCTCCCCGGTTTACAGGCTCGAATTTTCAGACTTCACCCGACCGGGGAACTATCGCGTCTGCATTGCTGGTGCCTGCTCGATATCATTCCCGATAAGCGATAATGTCTGGTTGAAACCCTTTCGAACGGCGATGCTCGGTTTCTTCAACCAGCGCAGTGGCATGGCCCTCGGCCCGCCCTGGACGGCATGGAAGCGGCCGCGAGCACTTCATCCCGATGATGGTTTCATAGCCCGGCAGTCCGGCGCGACGCTGATGGACACGTCGATGGGGCTCAACCTGAAAAAGCGCAACAGCTTCGAAGCCTTGCGCGAAGAAGCCACGAACGTGACCGTTCCGGGCGCATGGGGGGGCTGGCATGATGCGGGCGACTGGGACCGCCGTATCCAGCATCTGCATGCAGCACTGGATCTGCTCATGCTGGTCGAATTGCGCCCCGAACTGGCCTCCGTCGAACTGGGGATTCCCGAGAGTGGCGATGGCATTGCCGATATCGTCGACGAAGCTCTCTGGAGCATCGATTTCTACGCAAGGCTGCAAAAGCCGGATGGAGGAATTCCCGGCGGGATCGAATCCGCCAATCATCCACAATTCGGCGACAGTAGCTGGACTGAACGTCAGGATCTTTTCGTCTATGCACCCGACCCCTGGTCAAGCTGGCTCTTCGCGGCTGCGGCGGGGCGTGCCGCGCGCATCCTCCGGGACATGGACGAAGCCCGCAGCCAGAACCTGGCCGCCCGGGCCGGATCGGCCTTCGCATGGGCCGAAGCGCATCGCGGCTCGCTGGAGACGCGACACCATGCCATCGGCGATGCCCGCAACCTCGCCACACTGGAACTGTACAGGCTGACCGGCAAGACCGCCTATCATGACCTGTTCAAAGCGGGTAGCAGCTACCGGACGGGCGGACCGAAGCGCTGGAACGAGAGGCAGATCGACGCCGGATTCATCTATGCGAAATGGGTGAAGGAAGCCGATCCCGCAATCGCCGCCCATGCGCGCGAGGATATCGTCGCGAGAGCCGATTACCTGCTCAAGACGAAACCCGGCGGATTTGGCCAGATCGTCGATCCTCATCGCAGATACGGTTACAGCTACACATCGACCACACCCGCAGATGCGGCGGATGTCTTCGTTTACACCCATGCCCTCACTGGCGATGATCGCTACCTGAAGGCGATCATCGCAGAGACATTGTTCGGGCTCGGCGCCAATCCCGACAACATGTCCTACATGACCGGATTTGGCGTCCGTTCGCCACGCGCTCCACTGGTGGTCGACATGCTGGCGCTGGCCGACAAGACACCGCCTTCGGGCATCACGATCTTCGGCCAGTATGACTGGACCCGACGCGGCCACCGCGCCATCGACACCGCAAAACCTTGGATGACACCGAACTACCCTCAGGAATGGCCGATCCACGAAATGTATATCGGTTTCCCATCATTCGTACCCGTGAGCGAGTACTCCATTTGGGCCACACTGCGACCGGTCGCCTTCGTGCTTGGCTATCTCGCCGGACGGTCACCATAAAGTCATTACGATAGCCACGGGACGATAGCCACGGGCCGGCAATGGGCTCCATCCCCGGCCTTTCGGCAGGTCGACCATATCCCGACCCGTGGACGCCAATCATGATGGGAAGCTTCAATGATCGTCGACTTCCACGACGGTCAGCAGGGAATCCCGCTGCCGCTGCCCGCCCGTTGAAGCCTGAGGGGTCGACCCGGAATTATGCTCCCGCTGTTCCGCGAGCGATGACTCGTCATCGGTCGACGTCATGCGGACGATCTCCTCGTGATCGGGATGACCGGCGAACGGCACACCCAGCGTACGAAGGAGAATGATGACATCGAGCGTCAGCGACCAGTTCTCGATATAATCCAGATCGCAGTTCAAACGGTTCTCCAGCGCGCGCAGCGTCGGTGTCGGGCCGCGCCAGCCATTGACCTGCGCCCAACCCGTCAGTCCCGGCTTGACGCAGTGCCGCCTTTCGTAGTGCGGCAACGCTTCGGCGAAAGGGAGTCCATCGACCTCCGTTGCCGGCGCGTGAGGGCGAGGGCCGACCAGCGACATGTCTCCCCGGATGACATTGACCAGTTGGGGAAGCTCATCGATGCTGGTGCGTCGCAGGACACGGCCGACACGTGTCACACGCGGGTCATGCCACGTGGCCTGCAACCGGCCGGCGGCATCC
Proteins encoded in this region:
- a CDS encoding polysaccharide biosynthesis tyrosine autokinase is translated as MATIDSRDLALNSGRQMVTPGQIHNPALPAHPAASHARVLEVDVLDIIRSIWRRRWTVIMTTIAGGMIAFVIAMLWPVHYSSSTRVMLENRRNQVVDSNAVLSELEPTDEVVETEIEVILSRSVRELAAIRANLPLLLERRAAGQDEQVIDRLKRWWWELGVPRIQQWLPSPLANLLPEREPQTPKTLDDAVEYLYDHLTARQVGNTSVISIAVTDVNPNDAADLANIVANEYMANQIAWKRSATSGANSWLSARIGELEKELAAKRAELEQLRSNSGYVGTGVASLVDQGQTLINQRLLEARAERIRLQSEIDSLSRVIREQGPEKLASMLDSPIIGQLRLDVNAANQRLAELNQIYGPKHPLRLDAEAQLHRALEDITGEAEKELASKRTALATASAEESELQQALSEQTERGRELGSKRTTVAALDSEIQTMQNLLDNYLTRYKETLEQQSIIRADARVISAAVAPDFPDPPSRKLILLGGLVFFGLVGVVLAFAREAMDRTIRSMATAERILQVPVIGTLPKLGGKFRNHLPADYVLERPTSGYAESIRGIMAAVGVSKASDETKCILITSAIPGEGKSSTAAAMGRLMQRAGHSVALIECDLRRPKLAKAMKCLPNLGLMQLIEGRAAEYEVVQRDSASGMTFIGAGGHSENSLFLLQSPKLRQLVTWLGTSHDLIILDSPPVVPLSDAQALTGLADQIIFLCRWGSTRRTTSAAGVRMLVRQGGAPVYAALSQVDMRRSAGYDLAYSDAGYGQYYRN
- a CDS encoding sulfotransferase, which encodes MPEPLFCPDFIGIGAQKCATTWIADVLSGHPGIFVPDCKELDFFSCHYLRGHIWYSRYFETAGECLTGEISPSYLTDPLAPARIHKAAPGTRLILALRDPVERAFSSHLHEVRKGCIDGRATRFEVALEHNPMYIEQSRYARHLRRWLAVFPAESIHIVVQEEIPADPVAEATRLFKFLGVDPLARPDALFERRHENIAYRSTVARLAFRTIGRTGRKLGLGRVIAGLKQAPGLSRLYRSQRIDMREAVAPMEDATRRRLVAELAADMLDLQQLMERSALPWPSWRAIAR
- a CDS encoding glycosyltransferase gives rise to the protein MLVYYPRGFSEVRWRRAHERGERPEASHWGMHHARELGFDVTSSEDVEPGPLLNFLHRLGHRLLRVDLAHVVANFARVREADEIWAMTERELIMLVLATRFLKRRPVIVSEAVWMLDEWPRYGWFRRNVVRWCLKRTDAMMVCVEGGAEALRGIAPGLHVVAYRFGVPVEAYRPLREKPGLSPGFKPDRPLRVLSAGNDMRRDWPSVIDAVADRLEYETVLLSRRDHVRQLAQDHANLRYEPAATFEKLSDWYRWADVFVAPSAENLHGAGLTMLLEAAASGVPVITARTGFLEEYFAEDAAWLVPAGDGAAIRSALEEIRHNPDEAARRAARSRSRIEECDSAQAVAARCSVLQEASYRAMARHDGQGSAERSMSC
- a CDS encoding polysaccharide biosynthesis protein, with the translated sequence MLRSAGIYFLVRVLAAALALMAVAVFTRLVPPELYGVYTLVMSTSVAIFAVGYQWLRASVLRFVPGENTTPEITLQAVFVGYLLVSALLGLLTLILATGGFLPVGAGLTLIGLAVTLAYAAMEIIMAAFQARKNPRYYALLTIARSFGSLIVGAVLAIAGFGGTGLLVGVLTANLLPLIALRFIDDAKLPELHVNREELRRIAAFGLPLGLVGIGGTIIALSDRYLLAWLIGVDAAGAYAAPYDLAQRSLSVLLLSAFLACSPNVFGLFSEGKLNEARWAMHAQMSLSLVVALPTATLLAVTSPLISQILFGEAFRQTASALLPWITAASLLQGVQSYYFSYGFTLPKRAGMNAMIVASGALLNLPLNLIFIPSMGIVGAAVATIISYAAVLFVSIIITRQWIALPWPLADTVKVVASCAIAVPVLLMANNAPSVLFGLVLAAVGGLVMATALLASDACGVRRILLRTIRQR
- a CDS encoding O-antigen ligase family protein; translation: MTGSDDFSISTRISLGDLLVILTTLVFSSDLVELTFRGIGLGAVVQVFYLGIYAMSLLVAILTGTLSGLARTCPLALLMIALPVLSMAWSFDPNETLQRVIGLVGTSIFGFYLGWHYTTARLIRLVTWGMIVNVTLSLIAIVAVPAIGIDHSQQWSGTWIGIHTHKNELGGSMSLVILLLAYALFDTGGPLRFVFWTYLGLSVLLLAGSSSATSILTTAISLALMSIFVIWAKAPGLARLLMLLSVVFVPFFAFLAWYADLFDLVLEAFGKDSNLSSRVDIWRLVWPYVGDRWWLGYGYGVFWQENLPWMNQMEERLHFAPFYSHNGIIETWIGGGIILVIVTVSVYLLGLFKAFVRVAGEPEVITASFPIVMLLVFITRNITESALLNRNNIFWALFVAMIATLARDVRLRLGSGTIEPVEG
- a CDS encoding sulfotransferase; translated protein: MLANPLSDPRTRLALSHMRLAQTGEIFRRIMGRPVWKDEDYRPSLSEDDRRELPRIAEEIRGDAARAAVFVHGVLPRSGTNFVANALSLHPDICAFPDDIWEFPLLHLAPGGRALRNEILSLFPANDTRLSPLAPLAYVASGWLHSLELRYPRGRFLFKSPHVRGLSLFSSLFPHDHLIVCIRDGRDIAASSEGTFKGGIFGKNLTQIAHEWRQATDAVLDLENARPDGITVVRFEDLVRSAANEIRRILPRIDLDIERFPFDELEHLPVFGSSTNDRSDDERWQPVERSGDFSPIGRWKNWPERRKRRFHDLAGTALERAGYA